A window from Peromyscus eremicus chromosome 5, PerEre_H2_v1, whole genome shotgun sequence encodes these proteins:
- the C5H7orf25 gene encoding UPF0415 protein C7orf25 homolog, with amino-acid sequence MVFHERNNAVSMSAHSMLSERIAIAKELIKRAESLSRSRKGGIEGGAKLCSKLKAELKFLQKIEAGKVAIKESHLQSTNLTHLKAIVESAENLEEVVSVLRVFGYTDTLGEKQTLVVDVVANGGHTWVKAIGRKAEALHNIWLGRGQYGDKSIIEQAEDFLQASHQQPVQYSNPHIVFAFYNSVSSPMAEKLKDMGISVRGDIVAVNSLLNHPEELQLSESESDEEGQELLQVTRVDRENVLAHVAFPTEIKVDVCKRVNLDITTLITYVSAMSYGGCHFIFKEKVLTEQAEQERKEQVLPQLEAFMKDKELFACESAVKDFQSILDTLGGPGERERATVLIKRISVVPDQPSERALRLVASSKINSRSLTIFGTGDTLKAITMTANSGFVRAANNQGVKFSVFIHQPRALTESKEALAVPLPKDFPNDSAH; translated from the coding sequence ATGGTCTTCCATGAAAGGAATAATGCTGTCAGCATGTCTGCACACTCCATGCTCTCTGAAAGAATTGCCATAGCCAAGGAACTGATCAAGAGAGCAGAATCCCTTTCCAGATCAAGAAAAGGTGGCATAGAAGGTGGTGCAAAGCTGTGTAGCAAACTCAAGGCAGAGCTAAAATTCTTACAGAAAATAGAGGCTGGGAAGGTAGCTATTAAAGAATCCCATTTGCAAAGCACAAATCTAACACACTTGAAAGCCATTGTGGAATCGGCAGAGAACCTGGAAGAAGTTGTTAGTGTTCTTCGTGTTTTTGGTTACACAGATACCTTGGGAGAAAAGCAGACTCTTGTGGTGGACGTAGTAGCAAATGGAGGTCATACTTGGGTCAAAGCTATTGGCCGGAAGGCTGAAGCACTGCACAACATCTGGCTGGGCAGGGGCCAGTATGGCGACAAAAGCATCATTGAGCAGGCTGAAGACTTCCTCCAGGCCAGTCACCAACAACCAGTGCAGTACAGCAACCCTCACATTGTGTTTGCATTCTACAACAGCGTCTCTAGCCCCATGGCAGAAAAGCTGAAAGATATGGGCATATCCGTAAGAGGAGACATCGTAGCCGTCAACTCTCTGTTAAATCACCCTGAAGAGTTACAGCTGAGTGAGAGTGAGTCCGATGAGGAGGGCCAAGAACTTCTGCAGGTGACAAGAGTGGACCGAGAAAATGTACTGGCACACGTTGCATTTCCAACAGAGATCAAGGTTGATGTATGCAAAAGAGTGAATCTGGACATCACGACTTTAATCACATATGTGTCTGCCATGAGTTACGGAGGCTGCCACTTTATCTTCAAAGAGAAAGTACTCACAGAACAAGCCGAGCAAGAGAGGAAAGAGCAGGTTTTGCCTCAGCTGGAAGCATTTATGAAGGACAAGGAGTTGTTTGCTTGTGAATCTGCTGTCAAGGATTTTCAGTCTATTCTAGATACCTTAGGgggaccaggagagagagagagggccacTGTACTAATTAAGCGAATCAGTGTGGTACCAGACCAGCCTTCTGAGCGTGCCTTGAGACTAGTGGCAAGTTCAAAGATTAATAGCCGTTCATTAACGATTTTCGGGACGGGAGATACCCTGAAAGCCATCACGATGACTGCCAATAGTGGTTTTGTCAGAGCTGCCAACAACCAGGGTGTTAAATTCAGTGTGTTCATCCATCAGCCCAGAGCACTCACTGAGAGTAAAGAGGCGTTAGCTGTGCCCTTACCAAAAGATTTCCCCAATGATAGTGCACACTAG